In Fusarium oxysporum f. sp. lycopersici 4287 chromosome 6, whole genome shotgun sequence, a single window of DNA contains:
- a CDS encoding L-lactate dehydrogenase has translation MGDQSLELFNRTQRAQHLNESLLVDLDLNLRNAQIEDLSDVIYSTNNSTRVRPATYREAAQSDLVVITAASKHTLGLWFFQGKATVDYMSRNTSMIREVMEAMKPFRPDTVLLVVVNPADLLSSIAKDMSGLPPSQVIGTGTTLGTYRLRGMIASRTLVSPSAVDAFVVGRHGDDQVVTWSSASIGAVPIADVQMFNALDRNRIELICKHRLQSIIRGKGSAPFEIASVAANLCCSVILDKHEVYPVSHFQEQYECCLIMPAVIGRKGILSSVPLSLDAGEEVAVKALGKLVKESVESIQRDWW, from the exons ATGGGAGATCAATCCCTCGAGTTATTTAACCGCACACAAAGGGCTCAGCATCTCAA CGAGTCGCTTCTCGTTGATCTCGATCTCAATCTGAGAAATGCTCAGATCGAAGACCTCTCCGATGTCATCTACAGTACTAACAACAGTACACGTGTACGCCCAGCCACGTATCGTGAGGCCGCTCAGAGCGACCTCGTGGTCATAACCGCTGCATCTAAACACACGTTAG GCTTATGGTTCTTTCAAGGTAAGGCAACGGTTGACTATATGTCTCGGAACACTTCGATGATACGTGAGGTGATGGAGGCGATGAAACCTTTCCGACCTGACACGGTTTTGCTGGTTGTGGTAAATCCTGCTGACTTGCTATCATCCATCGCCAAAGACATGTCGGGACTTCCTCCGTCTCAGGTCATCGGCACCGGTACTACTCTCGGCACTTACAGACTTCGTGGGATGATTGCATCTCGTACCTTG GTATCACCGTCTGCTGTAGATGCATTCGTCGTGGGTCGTCACGGGGACGACCAAGTAGTCACCTGGTCTTCAGCAAGCATTGGCGCGGTCCCTATTGCTGACGTACAAATGTTCAATGCTCTTGATCGCAATAGAATTGAACTAATCTGCAAGCATCGATTGCAAAGTATCATACGGGGTAAAGGCTCTGCGCCGTTTGAGATTGCTTCAGTCGCTGCTAATTTGTGCTGTTCTGTTATCTTAGACAAGCATGAGGTATACCCCGTTAGTCACTTTCAAGAGCAGTATGAATGTTGTCTCATCATGCCTGCTGTTATTGGAAGAAAGGGAATTCTGAGTTCAGTTCCGTTATCTTTGGATGCTGGGGAAGAGGTTGCGGTAAAGGCGTTGGGAAAACTAGTGAAAGAAAGTGTTGAGTCGATCCAACGAGACTGGTGGTGA